Part of the Chitinispirillum alkaliphilum genome, TGAAGAATCACGAAAATTCAACCTTCTCATTGCTTTGACATACAACCAATCATTTTTCTGTATCCCCAAAATTTTAAACCTCATAAACAGAAACAAAACAGCCCTTTTAATCTTTCCGCATCTTCCCCCCCAAAGGATCAGTTTTTCTGGTTCCGCCGAACTTGAAAACACTCCCGAAGAAGCTAAATGGTTCATAACCATGGTTTCCAATGTACTGCATAGCGCCAGGTTAATCACAGCACGAAAAAAAACGGAAATGAGAATCGCACTCACCGAGATGCTGATGAATGCAATCGAGCATGGGAACTGTTCTATTTCATTTGAGCAAAAAGCCGATTGTCTGAAAAACGACATGTCAATTATAAAGTTGATTGAAGAAAAAATGGAAGACCCACAGATTCGTAAAAAAACGTTAACAATCGACTTCACCTGCGAAGCAGGATACGGGATTTTCACAGTAAAGGATCAGGGTAATGGTTTCAACTGGAAAACATACACAAGCCGCAAACATCTTGACTATGCCCCAAATCTTAATGGCAGAGGGATCTGCATAACTCAAAAAATATCAGATTCACTCTCGTACAATGACAGAGGCAATGAAGTAACTCTGGGATTCAGATTTGACCTATTGTCGGTATAAGAAGAGAAATCAAATACTTACACTTAAAGAATTGCAGATACCACTCTCCTGAATTATCTTTTACACGGAATTTTTGCCCTGAAACAGCAACTCAGGTGCAATAATTTCTATAACGAAGCGTAGTATTTGAAAAAAAAAGAGATGGTTACAACAGGAGTTAAAGTCATGGATGGGGCAGAACAGATATCCCGGGCCGCCGGCATTATAAAACAAGGCGGCGTTGTCGCATTCCCTACCGAAACGGTGTACGGGCTTGGAACCAATGCTTTCAATGAAAAAAGTGTAGCACGGGTTTTTGAAGTAAAAAAACGTCCCAGTTTCGATCCCCTGATTGTACACATAGATAATGAGAACTGGCTTACGGAACTGGTGCACAGAATTCCCGAAAAGGCAAAAATACTGATTGATGCATTCTGGCCCGGACCTCTTAGTATCGTGCTCCCCAAACGCTCAAAAGTGCCTGATATCGTAACTGCAGGCCTCCCCGGCGTAGCACTAAGGATGCCTTCAAATCTGGTAGCCCTTACACTTATAAGAGAAGCAGGTGTGCCTTTAGCAGCCCCCAGTGCAAACCCGTTTGGTGCCATAAGTCCCACTCTGGCGTCCCATGTAAAAGAACAGCTTGGTGAAGATATAGACATGATCCTCGACGGAGGGCCATGCAGTGTGGGAATTGAATCAACTGTAATCTCATTTTTAGAAAGCGAACCGGTACTGCTCCGTGCCGGAGGAGCAGAGCTGGAGGAGATACAAAAGCTCATAGGCAAAGTAAAAGTAGCCTCAGCCATGGAACATATCAGCCACTCTCCGGGCAGATGTGAGCGGCACTACTCCCCCTCCACCCCCCTCACACGCCTCAGTGATCCAAAATATATCCCAACAGAGCTCAGAGCAGGACTGATATCAGTTGCTCCCATCGAGAAAAAAAATCTGCCACCCAATATAGTTTCAGTTGAAATCCTCTCAGGAAGTGGTGATCTTCGGGAAGCTGCATGCAATCTGTTCGCAGCGAT contains:
- a CDS encoding cyclic nucleotide-binding protein, giving the protein MNILLVNNNTPFNKHLIHVTGSKHSFTCKTKRDLHELKTPLVKTPELLILNCNVFGVSEYDSLKEREINLKHTGIIVLCENVSQIRKIEESRKFNLLIALTYNQSFFCIPKILNLINRNKTALLIFPHLPPQRISFSGSAELENTPEEAKWFITMVSNVLHSARLITARKKTEMRIALTEMLMNAIEHGNCSISFEQKADCLKNDMSIIKLIEEKMEDPQIRKKTLTIDFTCEAGYGIFTVKDQGNGFNWKTYTSRKHLDYAPNLNGRGICITQKISDSLSYNDRGNEVTLGFRFDLLSV
- a CDS encoding TsaC protein (TsaC protein (YrdC-Sua5 domains) required for threonylcarbamoyladenosine t(6)A37 modification in tRNA); translation: MDGAEQISRAAGIIKQGGVVAFPTETVYGLGTNAFNEKSVARVFEVKKRPSFDPLIVHIDNENWLTELVHRIPEKAKILIDAFWPGPLSIVLPKRSKVPDIVTAGLPGVALRMPSNLVALTLIREAGVPLAAPSANPFGAISPTLASHVKEQLGEDIDMILDGGPCSVGIESTVISFLESEPVLLRAGGAELEEIQKLIGKVKVASAMEHISHSPGRCERHYSPSTPLTRLSDPKYIPTELRAGLISVAPIEKKNLPPNIVSVEILSGSGDLREAACNLFAAMRRLDSSDLEVIYSLPLSNQGLGLAINDRLSRAAVR